The segment CAAAATCATAATACCTTTCATTACCCGGTAAAGTAAAATAAGTTTGATATTCGGTTAATCCGCTTCCCTCAACATCGTGATTACCAATTGCAGGAAAAAATCTATTAACAGTATCTCCAACACCATATGAGCCCTCATAAGGAAATATAAATTCATTATAGAATTTACCAACCTGAAAATCTATTGTTCCCTGAGTCGGACTAAAATTATCGCCCGTTGTTACTACAAAGTCAGGATTCCAGCTTTTTACCAACTGAGAAACTTTGAATGCATTTGTATCACCTCCCCTATAATCGCCAATTATAGCAAACTTTTGTCCCATTAACAATAACGGGAGAAAAAATAATAACAATGTGCATCTTTTTAACATGTAAAATAATAATTTGCTATTTCTTTACTGTAATTTTTGTTGAATTCGATCCAGATTTAACAAAATACAATCCATTAGTGTATTTCTCCATAGAAATTGAAACATTCATTCTTTCCGGAACAAATTCTTGCATCTTTTGACCTAAAGAATTATATATTTCAATTTTCTGTTTTGACAATACTATATTATCATTAAAAGAAATATTTACAACTTCGTTTGCAGGGCTTGGATAAACGCAAAATGAATCATTACTATAAACGTTCTGTATTCCTGTAACAACTTGTAATTTTGAAACTCCTAATCCAGTTGCAACCCACACATTATCCTGTTGATCGATTGCCAGACGTTTAACCTGATAATCAACTAACCCTTGTGGCATAGCATACGAAACCCAGTTTGTACCATCGAATTTTGTTATTGCACCATCAAATAGATAATCAACAAAAATTCCAAACCAAATGTTTCCATGCGAATCTTCTTTTATGTCTCGCACATAATTACCATATAGACCATCAAGAGTTGTATAATTTGTAGCCCAAACATCGCTATTATTAAAAACCGAGGCACCAAAAAATGTTCCGGCCCATTTATTCCCATTATGGTCAACTGCAATCGCTGTAACATTTGTATCAACAATATTTGATGAGGGTCCAAAATTTGTAAATGAAGTTCCGTTGAATTTTGAAATACCTGCGCCTAAAGTACCCATCCAAACATTATTAGATGCATCTGTTGTAACATTTGTTATTAAATCAACCGACAAACCATCAGCTATTGTATAATTTGTAAACGTAGTACCATTAAATTTTGAAAGTCCGGCATAAGTTGCCAACCATACATTACCATTTGAATCTCCTTTAATATCATTTATTGCATCAATTGGTAATCCATCAGCAGTTGTATAATTTGTCCAAGTACTTCCATTAAATTTACTTAACCCTGAATTTGTTCCAACCCAAACATTATTATTTATATCAACTGCAATACAGGTAGTAAAATTATCAATTAGTCCATCAGCTGTTGTATAAACAGTCCAATTTACATCATCGAATTTTGCAACTCCTGAGCCTGTACCAAACCATTTGTTATTATTCTGGTCAATAGCTACTCCACCATTCACAAAATCATCTGGTAATCCGCTTGTTGCAACAGTATAGTTTGTAAAGACCTGAGCTGTTATACACTTTGTTAATACTATCAGAATTAACAAAGCAAAAAGATACCTAGTATTCATTGTTATTATTTTATCAGAATTATTTTTTTATTAGTAACCTTACCTTCTTTAGAAGTTATTGCAAGATAATAAATCCCATTAGAATAATTAGATAAATCGAAAGAATTTATATTCTCACTAGTTGCAACAACAGTACCGAAGGCATTTGTAATAATAATATTAAAAAGATTATTCCCATCAAAATTAATCAATCCGCTTGTAGGATTTGGATATACCTCAAGTGACTCATTTGATAAATTTGAATTAATACTTGAATAAATAAAAGAAAATGGAGTAGAAATAGCAGTACATCCATTAATATCAGTAATTTCTACCTGATATTGCCCATCTGTTAATACATCAAGACTCTGGTTTGTTTCGCCATTAATCAACACACCATCCTGATACCATTGATAAGAATTAGCAACTGTAGATATAAGGGAATTCAGATTTTGAGTTACTACCGGGATTGCAGGAGCAGATAACACATTAACAGAAACAGAGGCTGTACTTGAACATCCAATAGCAGTATTTGTAATGGTAACAGTATACACAGTATTAGCTGAAGGAACTACTACAGGATTTTGTGATGTTTCGCCAGATGACCATTCATATGTATAAGTAGGGCTTGCTTCTGTAACAGATACAGCATTTGAGTTTAATGTTACAGAATCTCCTAAACAAACTGATGATTCGGAAGTGCTTGCAGTAACAATTGGACCCCTCACATAACATTTTGTATATCTGTATGCATGAGAAGAACTTGCTGCTGTTTTTGTCCAAAGAGTTGTTCCTGCAGAATTTACCTCATAAATATTTCCAAAAGCATTATTAACAAGCATATTTCCATTTGGTAACTGCTGAGAATTTCCTTCATTTGTTGCTGTAAATGCACTGTTATATTGATATGCATATGTAGAAGGAGAAGCTTGACCGGCAGTTAATGTATAGTTATTTCCATTGTATGGTGGATTCCAGACATCAATTGCTGTTTTTCCTCCTGTTCCACCCTGATTGTTATATCCACAAAGATAATTTGGATAAAGAGAATTATCACTTGATACCCAATGCGCATCGTGTATAGTGTTAAATATTGTTGTTCCTGAAGCACCATAAGATGCAGGATTTCCCCAACGATAAAGAAAATCTCCGCCTTTTCCCGAAACACCACCGGTATGACCGGCTGCTTCGGCAGTTGTTGTACTATGATCTATTA is part of the Bacteroidia bacterium genome and harbors:
- a CDS encoding aryl-sulfate sulfotransferase, whose translation is MTKKIYLLQIMITVLVTLLSFPFNTIAQQWGLYTLYATKNGTQAYLIDTANTPVVYKTWTFPSTAKNAYSTYLIPGDTLVRTSTYKATGAPGSGGVTGKIQKVRWDGTVVWEMTYSSTTTQMHHDILPMPNGNVMFISYETKTATQATQAGSSSASTFYSEKIVEVKPTGVGTNSANWGYTVVWEWKLWDHLCQNYNSAKDNYVTSIVDNPQLLNINYTGSGSLPDRYHMNGLDYNAQLNQIVCSMHFMNSVFIIDHSTTTAEAAGHTGGVSGKGGDFLYRWGNPASYGASGTTIFNTIHDAHWVSSDNSLYPNYLCGYNNQGGTGGKTAIDVWNPPYNGNNYTLTAGQASPSTYAYQYNSAFTATNEGNSQQLPNGNMLVNNAFGNIYEVNSAGTTLWTKTAASSSHAYRYTKCYVRGPIVTASTSESSVCLGDSVTLNSNAVSVTEASPTYTYEWSSGETSQNPVVVPSANTVYTVTITNTAIGCSSTASVSVNVLSAPAIPVVTQNLNSLISTVANSYQWYQDGVLINGETNQSLDVLTDGQYQVEITDINGCTAISTPFSFIYSSINSNLSNESLEVYPNPTSGLINFDGNNLFNIIITNAFGTVVATSENINSFDLSNYSNGIYYLAITSKEGKVTNKKIILIK
- a CDS encoding T9SS type A sorting domain-containing protein; translated protein: MNTRYLFALLILIVLTKCITAQVFTNYTVATSGLPDDFVNGGVAIDQNNNKWFGTGSGVAKFDDVNWTVYTTADGLIDNFTTCIAVDINNNVWVGTNSGLSKFNGSTWTNYTTADGLPIDAINDIKGDSNGNVWLATYAGLSKFNGTTFTNYTIADGLSVDLITNVTTDASNNVWMGTLGAGISKFNGTSFTNFGPSSNIVDTNVTAIAVDHNGNKWAGTFFGASVFNNSDVWATNYTTLDGLYGNYVRDIKEDSHGNIWFGIFVDYLFDGAITKFDGTNWVSYAMPQGLVDYQVKRLAIDQQDNVWVATGLGVSKLQVVTGIQNVYSNDSFCVYPSPANEVVNISFNDNIVLSKQKIEIYNSLGQKMQEFVPERMNVSISMEKYTNGLYFVKSGSNSTKITVKK